Proteins encoded in a region of the Novibacillus thermophilus genome:
- the ctaG gene encoding cytochrome c oxidase assembly factor CtaG yields the protein MKMWDLVTSQFSFTALWSPVFLAGTVVAALLYLAVVGPLRSRFTHAVPVPWYKKMSFVAGLFAFYLGFGGPVYLIGHLMFSAHMFKMAFVYFITPPLLMFGTPAWLVRPLFRYRAVEKLFKIVMHPFPSLFMFNLLVSLYHIPQLFDHLMANYTLHIGYQAVLFVTALFMWWQVLTPLPEFDRLSDIKKIAYVFANSALLLPACALIIFADHTIYATYTDPAKWATALGYCLPAGTTVPPQLFETFSLLSPMEDQQLGGIVMKLTQETVFMIVLGHIFYHWVKKEKKVVDIQDFQRYPRLSNK from the coding sequence ATGAAGATGTGGGATCTTGTGACAAGCCAGTTCAGTTTTACCGCATTGTGGAGTCCGGTGTTTCTGGCGGGAACGGTTGTGGCCGCTCTCCTCTACTTAGCTGTGGTCGGGCCGCTCAGGTCCCGTTTTACCCATGCGGTACCCGTTCCGTGGTATAAAAAAATGTCGTTCGTTGCCGGTCTGTTTGCGTTTTACTTAGGTTTTGGGGGTCCAGTGTACTTAATTGGACATTTGATGTTCAGCGCCCACATGTTTAAAATGGCTTTTGTCTATTTTATCACTCCACCTTTGCTGATGTTCGGCACGCCAGCTTGGTTGGTGAGACCGTTGTTCCGCTACCGGGCAGTGGAGAAACTGTTTAAAATCGTTATGCATCCTTTTCCTTCGCTGTTTATGTTCAACCTGCTTGTGTCTCTGTACCATATTCCGCAACTGTTTGACCACCTGATGGCCAATTACACGCTGCACATTGGGTACCAAGCGGTCCTTTTCGTCACGGCGCTCTTCATGTGGTGGCAAGTTTTGACCCCGCTTCCGGAATTTGACAGGCTGTCAGACATCAAGAAAATTGCCTACGTGTTCGCCAACAGCGCCTTGCTGCTTCCGGCCTGTGCCCTCATTATTTTTGCAGATCACACGATTTACGCGACGTACACAGACCCGGCTAAATGGGCGACGGCCCTCGGTTACTGTTTACCTGCCGGAACGACGGTTCCGCCGCAGTTGTTTGAAACGTTTAGCTTGCTGTCTCCTATGGAAGACCAACAACTGGGCGGGATTGTCATGAAATTGACGCAGGAGACCGTCTTCATGATCGTATTGGGGCACATTTTTTACCATTGGGTGAAGAAAGAAAAGAAAGTGGTGGACATACAAGATTTTCAGCGTTATCCGCGATTGTCAAACAAGTAA
- a CDS encoding Fur family transcriptional regulator produces the protein MNVSEALAILKEKGFKYTDKRELLLNILAQEGRYLSAKAVLEQMKASFPQLSVDTVYRNLTLLHELDILEATELNGERLYRMVCAGDDHHHHLICTECGKTKKIDICPMHAMFGRPEGFQITGHKFEIYGVCDGCAP, from the coding sequence ATGAACGTTTCAGAAGCATTGGCCATTCTAAAAGAGAAGGGGTTCAAATATACCGACAAACGAGAGCTGTTGTTGAACATCCTTGCGCAAGAGGGGCGCTACTTAAGTGCTAAGGCCGTGTTGGAGCAAATGAAGGCCTCTTTTCCGCAGCTCAGTGTCGATACAGTTTACCGCAATTTGACTTTGCTCCACGAACTGGACATTTTGGAAGCAACCGAATTGAACGGCGAGCGCCTTTACCGCATGGTGTGCGCAGGCGACGACCATCACCATCACCTTATATGCACCGAGTGCGGCAAAACGAAAAAAATCGACATCTGCCCCATGCACGCGATGTTCGGAAGACCGGAAGGTTTCCAAATTACTGGTCACAAATTCGAAATTTACGGCGTGTGTGACGGGTGTGCCCCTTAA
- a CDS encoding metal ABC transporter ATP-binding protein: MEEPIIDVRDVTFAYGAVNVLENVSLAVNRGEFLGLVGPNGSGKSTLIKVILGLEQPQSGDIRLFGKPSSQFRAWSRIGYVSQKANRFNTSFPATVFEVVSTGLYGKLGLFKRLSRQDRRVVYDMMDRVGLSTYHKHLMGELSGGQQQRVFIARALVSQPDLLILDEPTVGIDAESVDRFYRLLEDLRNEYDLTILLVSHDIGVMTAKVSSVACLNKQVHYHGDPEAFNARQDEILSRTYGHDVRMLEHSH, from the coding sequence ATGGAGGAACCGATTATTGACGTTCGGGACGTTACATTTGCATACGGCGCTGTAAACGTGTTGGAAAACGTGAGTCTCGCCGTGAATCGGGGTGAATTTTTGGGGCTTGTCGGGCCTAACGGCTCGGGGAAGTCGACGTTGATTAAAGTTATTCTCGGACTGGAACAGCCCCAGAGCGGTGACATTCGCCTGTTCGGAAAACCGTCATCCCAGTTTCGAGCCTGGTCTCGGATCGGGTACGTATCGCAAAAAGCGAATCGCTTTAACACAAGTTTTCCAGCGACCGTGTTCGAGGTCGTCTCCACCGGACTTTACGGTAAATTGGGCCTGTTCAAGCGTCTGTCCCGCCAGGACCGGCGTGTCGTTTACGACATGATGGACCGGGTTGGGCTGTCGACATATCACAAGCACTTGATGGGGGAACTGTCGGGAGGACAGCAACAGCGGGTTTTTATTGCCCGGGCGCTCGTCAGTCAGCCGGACTTGCTGATCCTGGATGAACCGACAGTTGGCATCGATGCCGAATCAGTCGATCGCTTTTACCGCTTACTAGAAGATTTGAGGAACGAGTACGACTTGACAATCTTGTTAGTCAGTCACGACATTGGAGTGATGACCGCTAAAGTGAGCAGCGTGGCGTGTCTCAATAAACAGGTGCACTACCATGGAGATCCGGAAGCGTTCAACGCGCGTCAAGACGAAATACTGTCCAGGACTTACGGGCACGACGTCCGTATGCTGGAACACAGTCACTAA
- a CDS encoding ABC transporter ATP-binding protein, protein MDVFRRLKPFYWPHKRWGMLSVFLLIGVTALSLVQPMLLQFLIDDIVIAGRYEWIPHVSIGILCIAGVRSICRYYHQYTGHLFGIASVYDLRTALYDKLQGLSFSYYDNAKTGDLMARLTGDVEAFRMFLSFGIAQLLNIVLMVVLGMVVLGTINVELTLITLAVTMPLLAFVSIRFDSAAHPAFSNIRKAIARMSTRVQENITGVRTVKSFSREAHEIDKFATSNDDYMDTHLRAARLWSKYFPLMETLGNLSLVIMLGYGGFLVIQGKLTPGGLAAFFTLTSFIVGPLQALGFQINNLTQAKAAGERLMEILDTPQHVREKPNAKDLTDVKGRVQFEGVTFHYRGNVPALYNVHFEAKPGSVIALLGATGSGKSTVVQLIMRSYDVTKGKVTVDGNDVRDLTLKSLRRHIGIVFQDTFLFSASIRDNIAYGNHEAPMEHVVRAAKIAQAHDFIMEMPEQYDTVVGERGLGLSGGQKQRIAIARAILTDPRILILDDATSAVDMETEISIREALRSAMKGRTTFMIAHRISTLKSADEILVMDQGRIVQRGRHEDLLQQRGPYRRIFDVQFSDQREVLQEMERMRA, encoded by the coding sequence GTGGATGTTTTTAGGCGCCTCAAGCCATTTTATTGGCCTCACAAAAGGTGGGGAATGCTTTCTGTCTTCCTGCTCATCGGTGTGACGGCTTTAAGCCTCGTGCAGCCGATGTTGTTACAGTTTCTCATTGACGACATCGTCATTGCGGGCCGTTATGAGTGGATTCCCCACGTGTCAATCGGTATTTTGTGCATAGCGGGTGTGCGCTCGATTTGCCGCTATTACCACCAGTACACGGGGCATTTGTTCGGTATTGCCAGTGTTTACGATCTCCGGACCGCCCTGTACGACAAATTGCAAGGATTGTCTTTTTCTTATTACGACAACGCCAAGACCGGAGATCTCATGGCCCGTTTGACAGGAGATGTGGAAGCGTTTCGCATGTTTTTGTCCTTTGGAATCGCCCAGCTGCTCAACATCGTGCTCATGGTCGTCTTGGGAATGGTGGTGTTGGGGACGATTAACGTCGAACTGACGCTGATCACCCTTGCGGTGACGATGCCCTTGCTCGCTTTTGTCAGCATTCGATTTGACAGCGCGGCGCACCCGGCTTTTTCAAACATACGCAAGGCGATTGCTCGCATGTCCACTCGAGTACAGGAAAACATTACCGGCGTTCGGACGGTGAAGTCGTTTTCAAGGGAAGCCCACGAAATCGACAAGTTCGCTACTTCAAATGACGACTATATGGACACGCACTTGCGTGCGGCACGGCTGTGGTCGAAATATTTTCCTCTAATGGAGACGCTGGGAAACCTCAGTTTGGTCATCATGCTGGGCTACGGCGGGTTTCTCGTGATTCAAGGAAAATTGACTCCGGGGGGATTGGCCGCGTTCTTTACACTCACTTCGTTTATTGTGGGACCTCTGCAGGCGCTAGGATTTCAAATCAACAATTTGACGCAGGCAAAAGCGGCAGGGGAGCGGTTGATGGAAATATTGGATACACCCCAGCACGTTCGAGAGAAGCCGAATGCCAAGGATCTTACGGACGTGAAAGGACGAGTCCAGTTCGAGGGTGTAACGTTTCATTACCGGGGAAACGTCCCGGCTCTCTACAACGTTCACTTCGAGGCAAAGCCGGGTTCCGTCATCGCCTTGCTGGGGGCGACGGGATCTGGCAAATCGACCGTCGTCCAGCTGATCATGCGCAGTTACGATGTGACAAAAGGCAAAGTGACGGTTGACGGCAACGACGTGCGGGACCTCACGTTGAAGAGCTTGCGCAGGCACATCGGGATCGTCTTTCAGGATACTTTTCTTTTTTCTGCAAGCATACGCGACAACATCGCTTACGGAAATCACGAGGCGCCGATGGAACACGTCGTGCGGGCAGCGAAAATCGCCCAGGCACACGATTTTATTATGGAAATGCCTGAGCAGTACGATACCGTCGTCGGAGAACGGGGACTCGGTTTGTCCGGCGGACAAAAACAGCGGATTGCCATTGCGCGCGCCATTTTGACGGACCCGCGCATTTTGATACTTGACGATGCGACGAGCGCCGTAGACATGGAAACGGAAATTTCGATTCGAGAAGCGCTCCGTTCCGCGATGAAAGGCAGGACGACGTTCATGATCGCACACCGCATTTCTACGCTGAAAAGTGCTGATGAAATTCTCGTCATGGATCAGGGACGGATTGTTCAGCGGGGCCGCCATGAAGACTTGTTGCAACAGCGGGGTCCCTACCGGCGGATATTCGATGTACAATTTTCGGATCAGCGGGAAGTGTTGCAGGAAATGGAGAGGATGCGGGCATGA
- a CDS encoding metal ABC transporter permease, with protein MLDVLLEYEFLRNAFWAGMIIGIVSPVVGVFLVVRRLSLMADALSHIALSGVAAGMLLREVSPAFAFFNPVYAGMAFSVAGSLFVEQLRKLYRSYEELAIPITLSTGVALGVVLISIADGFNSDLFGYLFGSVLSVTPSDLMAIGGIGLVVLLAVFVFYKELFYLSYDEENAVLSGLPRKALNVLYMVLVALVIAAAMRIVGILLVSAMMTLPVAASLQVARSFKQTFLYAVGFAETSVLGGLTLSYYLDWASGGTIVLLSVTILAITLTFKRLKRRLVSRRVLSSGQEAGHC; from the coding sequence ATGCTAGATGTGTTGTTGGAGTACGAATTTTTAAGAAATGCGTTTTGGGCGGGAATGATTATCGGAATCGTCAGCCCGGTTGTCGGCGTTTTTCTCGTTGTGCGACGTCTGTCCCTCATGGCCGACGCGCTGTCGCACATTGCCCTGTCGGGTGTCGCGGCTGGAATGTTATTGCGTGAAGTGTCTCCTGCCTTCGCTTTTTTTAACCCCGTTTATGCCGGCATGGCCTTTTCCGTCGCAGGCTCCCTATTTGTGGAACAACTGCGCAAGCTGTACAGGTCGTATGAGGAACTGGCTATCCCGATCACGTTGTCGACTGGCGTGGCTCTCGGGGTTGTGCTCATCAGCATTGCCGACGGGTTTAACAGTGACTTGTTTGGCTACTTGTTCGGCAGCGTGTTGTCTGTGACGCCGTCTGATTTAATGGCAATCGGCGGGATCGGCCTTGTCGTGCTCCTCGCAGTCTTCGTCTTTTATAAAGAGCTGTTCTATTTGTCATACGACGAAGAGAACGCTGTCCTTTCCGGTTTGCCGCGAAAGGCGTTGAACGTGTTGTACATGGTGCTAGTCGCCCTCGTCATTGCGGCTGCGATGCGAATAGTCGGCATTTTGCTCGTGTCGGCGATGATGACGTTGCCTGTCGCCGCAAGTTTGCAAGTGGCCCGGAGTTTTAAACAGACGTTTTTGTACGCCGTCGGTTTTGCCGAAACATCTGTTTTGGGAGGGCTGACACTGTCGTACTATTTAGACTGGGCTTCCGGCGGCACCATCGTCCTGCTGTCTGTCACAATTCTCGCCATCACACTCACGTTTAAACGGCTCAAACGCCGGCTCGTATCGAGACGCGTTCTGTCCTCTGGTCAGGAGGCGGGACACTGTTGA
- a CDS encoding metal ABC transporter substrate-binding protein gives MAILIRARRGLLIGGILMIVAVTSLAGCSDEAADSNEGKEAIELELIHVYTSFYPLYDFAAKIGGDAVKVRSITPPGAEPHDYEPSPKDMVSLADADLFVYNGSGFEPWAEQALKTLDGTNTRIVNATEHLDTATSGEGHVKHSDDEGEHVHSHSHGEQDPHVWLDPNLAKQQAQMIKDALVEIDADRADVYEANFEQLAAQFDELDRTLRNVTRTAEKKEFVVSHAAFGHLAHRYGLEQVAVSGLSPSDEPSSKELQQVIDFAKEHDVHYIMFDVLVSPKVANAVKESIGAEVLRLHSLENLTEEELGRGEDYFSIMKQNVANLEKALNPSNDDGGTDY, from the coding sequence ATGGCGATTTTGATCAGAGCGAGGAGAGGGTTGTTAATCGGAGGCATCCTGATGATAGTGGCGGTCACTTCTCTCGCAGGGTGCAGTGACGAGGCCGCTGATTCGAACGAAGGGAAGGAAGCCATTGAACTTGAGTTGATTCACGTGTACACGAGTTTTTATCCGCTGTACGACTTTGCAGCCAAAATTGGAGGGGATGCCGTCAAGGTGCGCAGCATCACCCCGCCCGGGGCTGAACCACACGATTATGAGCCGTCTCCGAAGGACATGGTTTCTCTGGCGGACGCTGATCTGTTCGTGTACAATGGATCTGGGTTTGAGCCGTGGGCAGAACAAGCGTTAAAAACATTGGACGGAACGAACACTCGCATCGTTAATGCGACGGAGCACCTCGACACTGCGACGAGCGGGGAAGGTCACGTTAAACACAGCGATGACGAGGGAGAGCACGTTCACTCTCATTCACATGGAGAACAGGATCCTCACGTTTGGCTGGACCCGAATCTGGCGAAGCAGCAAGCACAGATGATTAAAGACGCCCTGGTGGAGATTGACGCTGATCGTGCTGACGTGTATGAAGCAAATTTTGAACAACTGGCTGCACAGTTTGACGAATTAGACCGAACACTCCGAAATGTGACGCGAACTGCTGAAAAGAAAGAATTTGTCGTCTCTCACGCCGCGTTTGGTCACTTGGCCCATCGCTACGGTCTTGAACAGGTGGCAGTGTCCGGTTTGTCGCCTTCTGACGAGCCGAGCAGTAAAGAGCTGCAACAGGTGATTGATTTTGCCAAGGAGCACGATGTACACTACATTATGTTTGACGTATTAGTCAGCCCTAAAGTGGCAAATGCGGTAAAAGAATCCATCGGGGCAGAGGTGTTGCGGCTGCATTCCCTGGAGAACTTGACGGAGGAGGAGTTGGGACGGGGTGAAGACTACTTCTCGATCATGAAACAGAACGTTGCGAATCTCGAGAAGGCCCTCAACCCGTCAAACGATGATGGAGGAACCGATTATTGA